Proteins from a single region of Euzebyales bacterium:
- a CDS encoding FGGY family carbohydrate kinase produces the protein MRVLGIDLGTGSTKAAVVDERGEIRGLGTAPHRVEQPAPGAAEIAPSVWLSSVVTAVGDALAGAGAGRIEAVGLSGQMHGVVCTAADGTPVRPALLWTDTRATAACARYANLPFAVRRNLGNPPAPGMFGPLVATAIEGDPGLRRRIRWAVSPKDWLRLALTGAPATEPSDASATLLWDVSADTWSSAVLDLLDIPAGWLPPVVASESMAGTLTADGGDLLGLPVGTPVAAGAADTAAALHGSGLAAGGAQVSVGTGGQVIVPLSDPTLSDTPVTHRYRRATASGWYAMAAIQNAGLALEWVRDVLHADWAEVHGALDDVAPGADGVTFHGYLTGERTPVLDPHVRAAWQGLALRHGRAALLRAALEGVAFALRDGLEALIDEGIAIDTVHLVGGGTDDPRWRSLLATTLARPLHVRAIAHVSVVGAARLAAAAVGGHVPTADHIADIIVVDPDAATVGPTEAAWRRWRERRPT, from the coding sequence ATGCGGGTGCTCGGCATCGACCTCGGGACCGGATCGACGAAGGCCGCGGTCGTCGACGAGCGCGGCGAGATCCGGGGCCTCGGCACGGCGCCGCACCGTGTCGAGCAGCCGGCTCCGGGGGCGGCCGAGATCGCCCCCTCCGTCTGGTTGTCGTCGGTCGTCACCGCTGTCGGCGACGCACTCGCCGGGGCCGGAGCGGGTCGCATCGAAGCGGTCGGCCTGTCCGGTCAGATGCACGGGGTGGTGTGCACCGCTGCGGACGGTACTCCGGTGCGCCCGGCCCTGCTGTGGACCGACACGCGAGCGACGGCGGCGTGCGCCCGGTACGCCAACCTGCCATTCGCCGTGCGGCGGAACCTGGGGAACCCTCCGGCGCCCGGCATGTTCGGCCCGCTGGTGGCCACGGCGATCGAGGGCGACCCGGGCCTGCGTCGACGGATCCGCTGGGCGGTGTCACCGAAGGACTGGCTGCGACTGGCACTGACCGGCGCCCCGGCGACCGAGCCGTCCGACGCGTCCGCGACCCTGCTGTGGGACGTGTCGGCCGACACGTGGTCGTCCGCTGTCCTCGACCTGCTCGACATCCCCGCGGGATGGCTGCCACCGGTGGTCGCGTCGGAGTCGATGGCCGGGACGCTCACCGCCGATGGCGGTGACCTGCTCGGACTGCCGGTGGGCACGCCGGTCGCTGCGGGCGCCGCGGACACGGCCGCCGCGCTGCACGGCAGCGGCCTCGCCGCCGGCGGGGCGCAGGTGTCGGTCGGAACCGGCGGCCAGGTCATCGTGCCGCTGTCGGACCCCACGCTGTCGGACACGCCGGTGACCCACCGCTACCGCCGGGCCACCGCCTCCGGCTGGTATGCGATGGCCGCGATCCAGAACGCGGGCCTCGCGCTCGAGTGGGTCCGCGACGTCCTGCACGCGGACTGGGCCGAGGTCCACGGCGCGCTGGACGACGTCGCACCCGGTGCGGACGGCGTGACGTTCCACGGCTACCTCACTGGTGAGCGGACCCCGGTGCTCGACCCGCACGTCCGGGCGGCCTGGCAGGGCCTGGCGCTGCGGCACGGGCGTGCGGCCCTGCTGCGGGCGGCGCTGGAGGGCGTCGCGTTCGCCCTGCGTGACGGGCTCGAGGCACTGATCGATGAGGGCATCGCGATCGACACGGTCCACCTCGTCGGCGGTGGCACCGACGATCCCAGATGGCGGTCCCTCCTCGCGACGACACTGGCCCGCCCGCTGCACGTGCGCGCCATCGCGCACGTGTCCGTGGTGGGCGCGGCCCGGCTGGCCGCCGCGGCGGTCGGCGGACACGTGCCGACCGCCGACCACATCGCCGACATCATCGTCGTCGATCCCGACGCCGCAACGGTTGGCCCGACGGAGGCAGCGTGGCGACGCTGGCGGGAGAGGAGACCTACGTGA
- a CDS encoding glycine betaine ABC transporter substrate-binding protein — translation MHRSLTMARRLALTLVLVLGLAACGGGDAGSDESGGSEGAAGGSEGGGQLISEAYDLSGVSVRLGSKDFTEQLILGQLAKQAWEAAGATVDLTENLPSPAGAREALLAGELDAAWEYTGTAYINYLGHDQPIDDPMEQFEAVKEEDLEKNDIFWTEPAPFDDTYGIATRRAFADENGLSTLQDVADFIEQNPDPATLCLDSTFATRDDGLVRFEENFDVDWPDNQLTEQEFAVIYQSTADGQPCNFGEVFTTDGRIQSLDLALMEDNENTFISYLSAVQIANDVYEENQDLAAVIETITPPLDEARMTELNALVDVDGEFPEDAAAQYLQEEGFIE, via the coding sequence ATGCACCGCTCACTGACCATGGCCCGCCGGCTGGCGCTGACGTTGGTACTCGTTCTCGGGCTCGCCGCCTGCGGTGGCGGCGACGCCGGCAGCGACGAGTCCGGCGGGAGCGAGGGCGCAGCCGGAGGTTCAGAGGGCGGTGGCCAGCTGATCAGCGAGGCCTACGACCTGTCAGGCGTCAGCGTCCGGCTGGGCTCGAAGGACTTCACCGAGCAACTGATCCTGGGCCAGCTCGCCAAGCAGGCCTGGGAGGCCGCCGGCGCGACGGTCGACCTGACCGAGAACCTGCCGAGCCCTGCGGGCGCGCGCGAGGCGCTGCTGGCCGGTGAGCTCGACGCCGCGTGGGAGTACACGGGGACCGCGTACATCAACTACCTGGGCCACGACCAGCCCATCGACGATCCGATGGAGCAGTTCGAGGCGGTCAAGGAAGAGGACCTCGAGAAGAACGACATCTTCTGGACGGAGCCGGCGCCGTTCGACGACACCTACGGCATCGCGACCCGTCGGGCGTTCGCCGACGAGAACGGGCTGAGCACCCTGCAGGACGTCGCCGACTTCATCGAGCAGAACCCCGACCCGGCCACGCTGTGCCTGGACAGCACGTTCGCGACACGCGACGACGGCCTCGTACGGTTCGAGGAGAACTTCGACGTCGACTGGCCGGACAACCAGCTGACCGAGCAGGAGTTCGCCGTCATCTACCAGTCGACCGCCGACGGCCAGCCGTGCAACTTCGGTGAGGTGTTCACCACCGACGGCCGCATCCAGTCACTGGACCTTGCGTTGATGGAGGACAACGAGAACACGTTCATCAGCTACCTGTCGGCGGTGCAGATCGCCAACGACGTCTACGAGGAGAACCAGGACCTCGCTGCGGTCATCGAGACGATCACGCCGCCGCTGGACGAGGCACGCATGACCGAGCTCAACGCTCTGGTCGACGTGGACGGCGAGTTCCCAGAGGATGCCGCGGCCCAGTACCTGCAGGAGGAGGGCTTCATCGAGTAG
- a CDS encoding ABC transporter permease, producing MSVAAGEDSRRSLRLARYVGVPVFLGIACLAMYLYLGSHELDSIEQRIISWPNVVRAAEEQISISLWATLLTLVIAVPVGIALTRPWARRITPYIIAVANIGQGFPAIGLLFGIYIWLIRNGARATIIGMTAYALLPVLRGTMVGLQQVDPGVIKAARGMGMGKAATLFRVELPLSVPILLTGVRTALVLTVATSVLGAFIGAGTFGRFITAGQTQGRQLAVAVGALGAAVMAILADWLAGIAEDQLRPKGL from the coding sequence ATGAGCGTGGCCGCGGGCGAGGATTCACGTAGGTCGCTGCGGCTCGCGCGGTACGTTGGCGTACCGGTCTTCTTGGGGATCGCGTGCCTTGCGATGTACCTGTACCTGGGCAGCCACGAGCTCGACTCGATCGAGCAGCGGATCATCAGCTGGCCCAACGTCGTCCGCGCCGCGGAGGAGCAGATCTCGATCTCGCTGTGGGCGACACTGCTCACGCTGGTCATCGCCGTGCCGGTCGGCATCGCTTTGACGCGACCGTGGGCGCGCAGGATCACGCCGTACATCATCGCGGTCGCCAACATCGGGCAGGGCTTCCCCGCGATCGGGCTGTTGTTCGGCATCTACATCTGGCTCATCCGCAACGGTGCCCGCGCCACGATCATCGGCATGACGGCGTACGCCCTCCTGCCGGTGCTGCGAGGCACGATGGTCGGCCTCCAGCAGGTCGACCCGGGCGTCATCAAGGCCGCGCGCGGCATGGGCATGGGCAAGGCCGCGACGCTGTTCCGTGTCGAGCTGCCCCTGTCCGTGCCGATCCTCCTGACCGGCGTGCGGACCGCGCTGGTGCTGACCGTGGCAACGAGCGTGCTCGGTGCGTTCATCGGGGCGGGCACCTTCGGCCGGTTCATCACCGCCGGCCAGACGCAGGGCCGCCAGCTGGCGGTCGCCGTGGGGGCGCTGGGGGCGGCGGTCATGGCGATCCTGGCCGACTGGCTCGCTGGCATCGCCGAGGACCAGCTGCGCCCCAAGGGCCTGTAG
- a CDS encoding betaine/proline/choline family ABC transporter ATP-binding protein (Members of the family are the ATP-binding subunit of ABC transporters for substrates such as betaine, L-proline or other amino acids, choline, carnitine, etc. The substrate specificity is best determined from the substrate-binding subunit, rather than this subunit, as it interacts with the permease subunit and not with substrate directly.): MTSSSDSARREPMIRLDQLTKRYPGQETPAVDSFDLDVPEGEIVILVGPSGCGKTTTLEMINRLIEPTSGRIFLEGEDVTHVNADHLRRRMGYVIQQIGLFPHQTIAQNVATVPRMLDWDSRQIDERVDELLELVGLDPATYRDRYPKEMSGGQRQRVGVARAMAADPPVMLMDEPFGATDPITRERLQNEFLRIQEDIRKTIVFVTHDIDEAIKMGDRIAILREGSRIAQYDTPETILSDPANEFVEEFLGSGILLKRLNLTRIDETGVAVDEWPTIGADTTTQQARERLRDAGQAHLLLLDDRRRPERWVSAHDLDQHRDLRTTGTPVQATVDERASLNEALQEMLLSANGVAVVVDRDGAYAGTVDLEAITAAIRDMRAAALEADGATAPEGT, translated from the coding sequence ATGACCTCAAGCAGCGACAGCGCGCGCCGTGAGCCGATGATCCGGCTCGACCAGCTGACCAAGCGCTACCCCGGGCAGGAAACCCCCGCTGTGGACAGCTTCGACCTCGATGTGCCGGAGGGCGAGATCGTGATCCTGGTCGGGCCGTCCGGCTGCGGCAAGACCACGACGCTCGAGATGATCAACCGGCTGATCGAACCGACGTCCGGGCGGATCTTCCTGGAGGGCGAGGACGTCACCCACGTCAACGCCGACCACCTGCGGCGGCGGATGGGCTACGTGATCCAGCAGATCGGCCTGTTCCCGCACCAGACCATCGCCCAGAACGTTGCGACGGTGCCGAGGATGCTGGACTGGGACAGCCGGCAGATCGACGAGCGGGTCGACGAGTTGCTCGAGCTCGTGGGTCTGGATCCCGCCACCTATCGCGACCGCTACCCCAAGGAGATGTCCGGCGGGCAGCGCCAGCGCGTCGGCGTCGCGCGCGCCATGGCCGCCGATCCGCCGGTCATGCTGATGGACGAGCCGTTCGGTGCGACCGACCCGATCACGCGCGAGCGGCTTCAGAACGAGTTCCTGCGCATCCAGGAGGACATCCGCAAGACCATCGTGTTCGTCACCCACGACATCGACGAGGCGATCAAGATGGGTGACCGCATTGCGATCCTGCGCGAGGGCTCACGCATCGCGCAGTACGACACACCCGAGACCATCCTGTCGGACCCCGCGAACGAGTTCGTCGAGGAGTTCCTCGGCTCCGGGATCCTGCTCAAACGTCTGAACCTGACCAGGATCGACGAGACCGGCGTCGCGGTCGACGAGTGGCCGACCATCGGCGCCGACACGACGACACAGCAGGCCCGCGAGCGGCTCCGCGACGCCGGCCAGGCACACCTCCTGCTGCTCGACGACCGCCGCCGGCCCGAACGGTGGGTCAGCGCGCACGACCTCGACCAGCACCGGGATCTGCGGACCACGGGCACGCCCGTCCAGGCGACCGTCGACGAGCGCGCCTCGCTCAACGAAGCGTTGCAGGAGATGCTGCTGAGCGCGAACGGCGTCGCCGTGGTCGTCGACCGCGATGGCGCCTACGCCGGCACGGTGGACCTGGAAGCGATCACCGCCGCCATCCGCGATATGCGCGCAGCGGCGCTCGAGGCGGACGGCGCGACGGCACCGGAGGGCACATGA
- a CDS encoding ABC transporter permease: MSVTDYLARRWDVVLELTLEHLIAVAIAVGIAMVIGVTLGVLVYRNDRAVTVLLVTTNTLFTIPALAYFGALIVIVGLGWTAAITVLVIYALLPIVRNTITGLREVDPAIVRAATGMGMSRSQLLLRVELPLAYPVILSGLRVATVLIVGIAAIGAYVAGPGLGELIFSAISSVGTARALPEIVIGTVAIIFVALLLDALLALLGRLTTPRGLQP, from the coding sequence ATGAGCGTCACGGACTACCTCGCACGGCGATGGGACGTCGTGCTCGAGTTGACGCTCGAACACCTCATTGCGGTGGCGATCGCTGTGGGCATCGCGATGGTCATCGGTGTGACGCTCGGTGTGCTGGTATACCGCAACGACCGGGCTGTGACGGTGCTGCTGGTCACGACCAACACCCTGTTCACGATTCCGGCACTGGCATACTTCGGTGCGCTGATCGTGATAGTCGGCCTCGGCTGGACAGCGGCGATCACCGTCCTGGTCATCTACGCCCTGCTGCCGATCGTACGCAACACGATCACCGGCCTGCGCGAGGTCGACCCCGCGATCGTGCGGGCGGCGACCGGCATGGGCATGTCACGGTCGCAGCTGCTGCTCCGGGTCGAGCTGCCACTGGCGTACCCCGTCATCCTCTCGGGCCTTCGCGTCGCGACCGTGCTGATCGTGGGTATCGCCGCAATCGGGGCTTACGTCGCCGGACCGGGCCTCGGTGAGCTGATCTTCAGCGCCATCAGCTCGGTGGGCACGGCCCGCGCACTGCCCGAGATCGTGATCGGAACGGTCGCGATCATCTTCGTTGCGCTCCTGCTCGACGCTCTGCTCGCGCTCCTTGGCCGCCTCACGACACCACGGGGGCTGCAGCCATGA
- the betC gene encoding choline-sulfatase gives MAAHPNILLVMADQLAAPFLPIYGHPVVQAPAVERLAGDGVVFTSAYATSPLCAPARFAMLSGQRNSRIGAYDNASELPAAVPTVAHHLRALGYRTTLCGKMHFVGPDQLHGFERRLTTDIYPSDFGWTPDWDDPEGRFGWWFHNADSVVNAGVAEATNQLDFDDEVGFLAVRELRDAARSADDRPWFLTVSFTHPHDPYVMRQRYWDRYDHDSVDMPRVSAGDVDPDPHSRRLRHVSALDAAELTDAMVRNARHAYYAAISYIDDWLGLLRATLEAFGMADDTVVMFTADHGDQLGERGLWYKMCFFEHAARIPLVVRVPGGARGVAVDDHVSLLDVLPTLVDLAGGDVRSDLGHIVDGASLVPQLHGDRDADRTVLGEYLGEGAIAPVLMIRRGRWKYVWSAPDGPQLFDLASDPDERRNVAHDPERTDVAAAFRAEIDLHWDHERIHREVLASQRARRVVDRALRSGQYVAWDHVPVPDSANQYMRNHLDLNTLELARRLPRPQVASPRPAVAAQAAANGQVAAASWSRTLP, from the coding sequence ATGGCTGCGCACCCCAACATCCTGCTCGTGATGGCCGACCAGCTGGCCGCCCCCTTCCTTCCCATCTACGGACACCCCGTCGTCCAGGCACCCGCCGTCGAGCGCCTCGCCGGTGACGGCGTGGTGTTCACTTCGGCCTACGCCACGAGCCCGCTGTGCGCTCCGGCGAGGTTCGCGATGCTCAGTGGGCAACGCAACAGCCGCATCGGTGCGTACGACAACGCGTCAGAGTTGCCGGCGGCGGTGCCGACTGTTGCCCACCACCTGCGGGCCCTCGGCTACCGGACGACGCTGTGTGGCAAGATGCACTTCGTCGGCCCCGACCAGCTGCACGGGTTCGAGCGCCGCCTGACGACGGACATCTATCCATCGGACTTCGGGTGGACGCCCGACTGGGACGATCCCGAAGGCCGGTTCGGCTGGTGGTTCCACAACGCCGACAGCGTGGTCAACGCCGGTGTCGCCGAGGCCACCAACCAACTCGACTTCGACGACGAGGTGGGGTTCCTCGCGGTCCGCGAGCTGCGCGACGCCGCTCGCAGCGCCGACGACCGACCCTGGTTCCTGACGGTGTCGTTCACCCACCCCCATGATCCCTACGTCATGCGGCAGCGCTACTGGGACCGGTATGACCATGACAGCGTGGACATGCCGCGGGTGTCGGCTGGGGACGTCGACCCCGACCCGCACAGCCGCCGGCTGCGCCACGTGTCGGCGCTGGACGCCGCTGAGCTGACCGACGCCATGGTCCGCAACGCCCGCCACGCCTACTACGCCGCGATCTCGTACATCGACGATTGGCTGGGCCTGCTGCGCGCCACGCTGGAGGCGTTCGGCATGGCCGACGACACCGTCGTGATGTTCACGGCGGACCACGGCGACCAGCTCGGTGAGCGCGGGCTCTGGTACAAGATGTGCTTCTTCGAGCATGCCGCGCGGATCCCCCTCGTCGTCCGTGTCCCTGGCGGGGCGCGAGGTGTCGCCGTCGACGACCACGTCTCGCTCCTTGACGTGCTGCCGACGTTGGTGGACCTGGCTGGTGGTGACGTGAGGTCGGACCTCGGACACATCGTGGACGGCGCGAGCCTGGTCCCGCAGCTGCACGGCGACCGCGACGCCGACCGTACGGTGCTCGGCGAGTACCTGGGCGAGGGGGCGATCGCCCCGGTGCTCATGATCCGCCGCGGGCGCTGGAAGTACGTGTGGTCCGCTCCGGACGGCCCTCAGCTGTTCGACCTGGCGTCGGACCCAGACGAACGGCGCAACGTCGCGCACGACCCGGAGCGCACGGACGTCGCTGCAGCGTTCCGCGCCGAGATCGACCTGCACTGGGACCACGAGCGGATCCACCGCGAGGTCCTAGCGAGCCAGCGCGCCCGCAGGGTCGTCGACCGGGCGCTGCGCAGCGGCCAATACGTCGCGTGGGACCACGTACCGGTCCCCGACAGCGCCAACCAGTACATGCGCAATCACCTGGACCTGAACACGCTGGAGCTCGCCCGTCGGC